TACCAGGATAGCTGAAGGAAAACGGAGGCTTCCCATTTACTATGAAACGGCGGCGTGTATGTGTGTGGGTGGTGATGGAGGATGTTCTTGggttttggaaagaaacaagaaacatttttaagtcTCTTTCAGAAGAGGGAAGCCAGCAAAAGGGAAACCTGGAAAAGATAACCatcaaaatcaaaacataatAGAGCCTGGGAGTCCCAGCTCTCatctctgttctgttttcatgtCTCGGCCACCATAGGAGACTGAGAGGGAGCCAGGATCACCAGGGCTTTGGGACacagagccagcagctcagACTCAGGGGAAGCTGGTGACAACCACATCCCCCGCGTCTCGTCCGgtctggagggagggaggccgggAAGCCCTGGCTTGAGCCGCGTGCTCTCAGGACTCCCAGGCTGGCTGAGCCGCGGCCAGAGCCGGGGAAGCAGCTTTGGCTGTGCGTCAGCCCCTCTGAACCCGCCGGAGGTCCTGGAGCCTCTGGTGCAGAGGCAGTCGCCATGCCAGGCTGGCTGGCGCCCGAGCAGGTACCCTGCTAGCTCGCCACCGCTGGCCTGCTGGCGTTTGTTTCTCGGGAGCTCACTCAAACCGCAGCGTTTCCGCAGGTCGCTTGGTCGCAGCGGACCTGGCAGGAAAAAAGCTGCAAGGAGTCAGTGCTTGCTGAGACGAGTCCTCGACCCCTCGTGCTCACCGATCTGCTGGCTGAGCGGCGTTTCTCTCGGGTTTCGTACAGCCTCAGATGAGCAAGGCAGCCTGCGTCAAAATCGCTGTCATAATTTGGCAAGAAGGGGTATATAGGAGGCAGGGGATTTGGGGCGACGTCTATAAACGTGCCCAAGTTAATTCTATAATGCGGGTGTGCAGTGACGGAAAGGCTCTTTGCTTGCTTGAAAGTTGATAAAACAGCTAAGGTGCTAGTGTTCTTCAGAAAGCCTGAGATTATTTCATGCCAGAGAGTGCACGGCCTAATGCAGGCATTGCTGCCACATTCCTCCATAATAAGGGCATTTGATCTTTAGATACTAACAGTCATCATAGTCATACATACCtaaaatttttcactgaaagcaaGAGGAATAAACACTATACCAGACTGGGCGTGGATAGGACATTATTCCTCCAAGGAGACtacttttaaactaaaataggAAAATTCTAAAAATTGGAATAGGATTTTGTGGTTGATGAGCTGCAACTTAAGCACTAGATTTGAAGTTAGACCCTTTTTAGAATGGGAATATCTTTTCATGTGCATTTAataaggcaaatatttttttcgAATGCTTTTTTGTCCCAAGCCTGTGGAGCTCCAGTTGCTGTTTGTCGAAATACCTCATGGACCATATGACTGTCAGTCTTCCATCTTCAAATTAGCAATGGCAttacataaaacattttctcagtaaagctttttattgtgtgtgtgcagggtCATGACAAGATGTTTTTAGTTTGTAGTTAAGTAACACCGTATGTCATATTGTCTTAATGACTCTGTGAAGAAGATGGGACCCCGGCAGCAGTTACAACAACCGTCTCACAATGTCGAGAAATAGTTTGAGAGCGTTACTAGGAATGCCAGCgcagggaagaaaaggcagggTAGTGCATGCAAGCTCCCTGATCTCCAGCCTGTTTCTTTGTGTGGATAAACATCTCGTTCACACACGCGCGCAGGGTCAATAGTGCACTGCAGCAGCTTGCTGAGGAATTTCAGGAGAGGCATCGTATATCTTTTTAAGTATCACAAGTACTTATGGActtaattcttttcatttgtataTTGTCTGCAAAAACAACTGCAGCCTATTGCATTACAGGGATGGTCACACAAATCATTTACAGATCGGAGAACAAACTTTTTGCGTTGCAAATCTTAACCTGTAAATGGGAGATCTGGCAGCTGAGCGAGGACCGGGTTTAGCCGCGTCACCCAGCGTCAGCTGGGAAGCCGGCTCGGCACTCAACGCATCTTTTGCCCTCCCCTTGCAGGTTATTTTGACGCTCATTCCCTGGCCATGGATTTCATGAGCATTGGCTTCCGGGAGTGCTTGACAGAAGTCGCAAGGTACCTGACTTCGGTGGAAGGTCTCGACACATCTGATCCCCTGCGCGTTAGACTCGTGTCTCACCTGAGCACCTGTGCCTCTCAGAGGGAAGCCGCCGCCATGACCTCCTCCATggcccaccaccaccaccccttgCACCCTCACCACTGGGCAGCCGCCTTTCACCACCTCCCGGCCGCTTTGCTGCAGCCGAACGGACTCCACGCCTCCGACGCCGCCCCGTGCAGACTCTCCTCAGACGTGCCCCCCCACGGCTCTGCCCTGCTCACGGCCACCTTCGCCCACGCCGACGCCGCCCTCAGAGTCCCCTCCGCTGGCAGCGTCGCTCCCTGCGTCCCCCCTCTCTCTACCTCCCTCTTGTCCCTCTCGGCTACCGTCCATGCCGCGGCAGCGGCAGCCACAGCGGCTGCCCAGagcttccccctctccttcaCCGGCGCCTTCCCCATGCTTCCCCCCAGcgcggccgctgccgccgccgtgGCTGCAGCGACAGCCATCACCCCTCCTTTGGCCGTGTCAGCCACCGCCAGCCCTCAGCAggctggcagcgggggcagCACTAAACCGTACCGACCCTGGGGGACTGAAGTTGGAGCCTTTTAAgtcccctctctcccttcccgctccagctccctcctctccctcagcaCACgcgtgcgtgcacacacacacacacccccgcgTGCACACCCACACTCACACATGAGCCTGCGGGACTCGGCGTGTCCTTCCTGCTCAGCCCAGCGAGCGGACGCCTTCACCCAAAGGGCATGAGAGGTGCCGGCAAGCCTGCCGAGGAACGGCACAGCTGTCCTCTTTTCGGGTGTCAGAGAGGACACAGgatgatttcttcttcttcttctcggTTTGTTTCACTGGAGGCACCTTGAGGGAGCAGCAATGACTTTCAGAAACAGCGTGACCATATTGGCATGTAGAGGTTTCCTGGGAAATAGGTAGTCACTAGAACTAATAATTCTCCAGCTATGCATCCTTGTTTGGCAGAGAGGCGAGGGATCATACCTACCGGGTCTCCACAGGCTAGAAAAAGAGTTTGAGTTTCGTAAGTGCCTGACATTGAAAAACcagtaataaaagaaatatatatgtatgtgttcTGCTATAACAAATAACATTGTGCGGGTATGGAAATGAGAGAGAGGCGAAATCCTGCATTTAACTTCAGAACTGGGATACCTTTCCAGGGAAGAGCGTGCTCTTGAAGGGGAGAGGGGTTTTTAGCCAAAAGATTGCCGAGGAAGAATGTTCAGTTTGACAGGCCTGGTTCTCACTTCCTTACTTCACTTTCTTTGTACAGACTTGCCAAATTGTGACATCTAGCATAGCATTGGTAAAAGCAATTATCTTATCAGTGCTGGGATTAATGAACGTTTCAGCACTGCCTGTGAGCCTTGAGGCACCCTTTTTATGGCTTAAATGTGGTGCTAGCTCCAATCTGCACAAACAGTGAATTTGTCATGCACCCAGAAGTAACCACCTACTTAAAGCGTGCACACTTGAATACAGTTGATTCATGCCAATAGAAGAGACCCAGTGTTGCAAGAGTTCAAATTTACTTACTTAGCTGTATT
The DNA window shown above is from Grus americana isolate bGruAme1 chromosome 3, bGruAme1.mat, whole genome shotgun sequence and carries:
- the HEY2 gene encoding hairy/enhancer-of-split related with YRPW motif protein 2: MKRPCEETTSDSDMDETIDVGSENNYSGQSNSSVIRSNSPTTTSQIMARKKRRGIIEKRRRDRINNSLSELRRLVPTAFEKQGSAKLEKAEILQMTVDHLKMLQATGGKGYFDAHSLAMDFMSIGFRECLTEVARYLTSVEGLDTSDPLRVRLVSHLSTCASQREAAAMTSSMAHHHHPLHPHHWAAAFHHLPAALLQPNGLHASDAAPCRLSSDVPPHGSALLTATFAHADAALRVPSAGSVAPCVPPLSTSLLSLSATVHAAAAAATAAAQSFPLSFTGAFPMLPPSAAAAAAVAAATAITPPLAVSATASPQQAGSGGSTKPYRPWGTEVGAF